The following coding sequences lie in one Vitis vinifera cultivar Pinot Noir 40024 chromosome 19, ASM3070453v1 genomic window:
- the LOC132253372 gene encoding uncharacterized protein LOC132253372, with protein MEFFKDFHDRGRFVKSINASFLVLIPKKGGAEDLKDFRPISLVGSFYKLVKTLANRLKKVMGKIVSKSQNAFVEGRQIMDASLIVNEAIDSMQRSGGGGILCKLDIEKEYDHALNCLLKKAREEGFFPGWQISGRGGAGVEITHLLFVDDTLKVNLDKSEIISVGRVENVEDLALKFGSKVSTLPSSNLGLPLGARFKELAVWDGVEERFRKRLSFWKR; from the exons ATGGAGTTCTTTAAGGATTTTCATGATCGGGGCAGGTTCGTCAAGAGCATTAATGCCTCTTTTCTGGTCttaattcctaagaaaggaggaGCTGAAGATCTCAAGGACTTTAGGCCTATAAGCTTGGTGGGCAGTTTTTACAAGTTAGTAAAGACGCTAGCTAATAGGCTTAAAAAGGTAATGGGTAAGATAGTGTCTAAgtcccaaaatgcttttgtggagggaagGCAAATCATGGATGCCTCGCTGATTGTGAATGAGGCTATTGATTCGATGCAGAGAAGCGGGGGTGGTGGCATCCTTTGTAAGCTAGATATTGAGAAGGAGTACGACCAT GCTCTCAATTGCTTGTTGAAGAAAGCGAGGGAGGAAGGGTTTTTTCCGGGGTGGCAGATCAGTGGTAGAGGAGGCGCGGGAGTAGAGATCACTCACTTGCTGTTCGTAGATGACAC GTTGAAGGTgaatttggacaaaagtgagatCATCTCAGTGGGGAGAGTGGAGAATGTAGAGGATTTGGCTCTTAAGTTTGGTTCCAAGGTGAGCACGCTCCCATCTTCTaacttgggtcttcctttgggtgctCGTTTCAAGGAGTTGGCAGTTTGGGATGGGGTTGAGGAGAGGTTCAGGAAGAGACTTTCCTTTTGGAAAAGGTAG
- the LOC104877757 gene encoding uncharacterized protein LOC104877757, whose amino-acid sequence MLVTVSGLSSMILVNKRRAMELFPESVTKLWNEWELRALVLLSLFLQIVLILLGNRRKYIASNWVRIIIWLAYLAADWIAAVCIGVLSNENGDDNSSQPNSLIWAFWAPFLLLHLGGPDTITAYSLEDNELWLRHFLALVIQFGGTFYIFLRSWKSKLLNILAIPIFVAGLIKYGERTWVLRSASSEQFRDALLPRPDPGPNYPKFMDEYTSGKAEGYQVSIQQRGKTSRTVHSPPEGDILQQAYYFFETFKGLFADIILSSQRRKRSQSFFQGKHSEQVLEVTLKVAFEVVEIELGFMYDVLYTKATVTCSRWGSLLRSISLSFTISAFIAFLTIDRQEYSTIDVIITYLLLVGAIVLEIYAILVLLFSDWTKRWSSKNKNTAVQLIIKAISRFQLRFLFPTNQRWSKTMAQYNLIDFCLKPRPIKVRVLQKFHIYQIFEKYYHKNLAVFSEEMKKLIFEYLVEISKSASDIEAGKQLCTGRGDLVLLEKLGLSNNEDFSHSILLWHIATDLCYENDAEKNPDCKACKVLSDYMLYLLVMCPFMLPDGIGEIRYRDSCAEAKEFFKDRKHIKSRTQACKDLLRVSTEFPASQVKGDRSKSLLFDACRLAKSLQSREHKWELMRGVWVEMLCYAASQCRPNQHAKQLRRGGELLTHVWLLMAHLDVRENFQISQGNAKGGIIVS is encoded by the exons ATGCTAGTTACGG tTTCAGGTCTTAGCAGTATGATCCTCGTAAATAAGAGAAGAGCGATGGAACTCTTCCCAGAAAGTGTGACAAAACTTTGGAATGAATGGGAACTCCGCGCATTGGTTTTGTTGAGCCTTTTCTTACAAATTGTGCTCATACTCTTGGGTAACAGGAGGAAATATATAGCTAGTAACTGGGTCAGAATCATCATTTGGCTAGCTTATTTAGCTGCAGATTGGATTGCAGCAGTCTGTATTGGCGTCCTGTCCAATGAGAATGGAGATGACAACTCATCACAACCAAACAGTTTGATATGGGCATTTTGGGCACCATTTCTGCTGCTGCACCTTGGCGGTCCGGATACTATTACAGCCTATTCATTAGAGGATAATGAATTATGGTTAAGACACTTTCTTGCGCTAGTCATCCAGTTTGGAGGgacattttacatttttcttagGTCCTGGAAGTCCAAACTGCTTAATATTCTGGCCATTCCAATTTTTGTGGCAGGACTCATCAAGTATGGGGAAAGGACCTGGGTTCTAAGGTCTGCAAGCAGTGAGCAATTCAGAGATGCCCTGCTACCTCGTCCTGATCCAGGGCCTAATTATCCCAAATTCATGGATGAGTATACTTCAGGAAAAGCCGAGGGATATCAAGTTTCAATACAACAACGAGGTAAAACTTCTAGGACAGTGCATTCTCCTCCAGAAGGAGACATTTTGCAGCAGGCTTATTACTTCTTCGAAACTTTCAAGGGTTTGTTTGCAGATATCATTCTTAGCTCCCAGAGGCGCAAAAGGAGCCAGTCTTTCTTCCAGGGGAAACATTCTGAACAAGTTTTGGAAGTGACTTTGAAAGTGGCTTTTGAAGTGGTTGAGATTGAGCTTGGATTCATGTACGATGTTCTCTACACAAAGGCAACTGTGACTTGCTCTAGATGGGGCAGCCTCCTCCGCTCGATTAGTTTGAGTTTCACCATTTCTGCATTCATAGCCTTCTTGACCATTGACAGGCAAGAGTACTCAACTATTGATGTGATTATAACGTACTTGTTGCTGGTTGGAGCTATTGTTCTAGAGATCTATGCCATTCTTGTACTGCTTTTCTCAGATTGGACTAAGCGGTGgtcaagtaaaaacaaaaacacagcGGTGCAGCTCATCATTAAAGCCATCTCTCGCTTCCAATTGCGTTTTCTATTCCCGACGAATCAGAGGTGGTCTAAAACCATGGCACAATACAATCTAATAGATTTCTGCCTTAAACCGAGGCCAATTAAAGTCCGTGTACTCCAGAAGTTCcacatttatcaaatatttgagAAGTATTATCACAAGAATTTAGCTGTTTTCtctgaagaaatgaaaaaattgatctttGAATACCTTGTAGAAATATCAAAGAGTGCCTCAGATATTGAGGCCGGTAAGCAATTATGCACTGGTCGGGGTGATCTGGTGCTGCTAGAGAAATTAGGTTTGAGCAATAACGAAGACTTCAGTCATAGCATTCTTCTCTGGCACATTGCAACTGATCTCTGCTATGAGAATGATGCAGAGAAGAATCCAGATTGTAAAGCGTGCAAGGTGCTTTCTGATTATATGTTGTATCTTCTGGTCATGTGCCCTTTCATGCTGCCTGACGGAATTGGGGAGATTAGATATCGAGACAGCTGCGCCGAGGCTAAAGAATTCTTCAAGGATAGAAAGCACATAAAAAGTAGAACCCAAGCTTGCAAAGATTTACTGAGAGTGAGCACTGAATTTCCAGCATCACAGGTGAAAGGTGATAGAAGCAAGTCTCTGCTATTTGATGCCTGCAGGCTGGCCAAGTCTCTGCAATCCCGGGAACATAAATGGGAGCTGATGCGGGGTGTGTGGGTGGAGATGCTATGTTACGCTGCAAGTCAATGTCGGCCGAATCAGCATGCCAAGCAGCTCAGGCGAGGCGGAGAGCTGCTCACTCATGTCTGGCTTCTCATGGCTCATCTTGATGTAAGAGAAAATTTCCAGATTTCACAAGGCAATGCAAAAGGTGGGATAATTGTGAGCTAG